In the Clavelina lepadiformis chromosome 8, kaClaLepa1.1, whole genome shotgun sequence genome, one interval contains:
- the LOC143469084 gene encoding uncharacterized protein LOC143469084: protein MSTQRGTQSLPTSDKNTLNLTFSFPIPYNGTKPQVTATVQGSIGTYKVQDVVITPLQFKFGVTRTDQTNGWTEEPQLEWTAVGREVPPAEGTQVIEKSSSNTADITVKFPSTIDPAPKKIFAWVIGDFFGQITYAVQMGSINSSGFQCTVKRTDTTSGWDESPSLFWTIIQK from the exons ATGAGCACTCAAAGAG gAACCCAGTCTCTTCCTACATCGGATAAGAATACCTTGAACTTGACCTTCAGTTTTCCCATCCCATACAATGGCACAAAACCCCAAGTGACGGCAACTGTACAAGGAAGCATCGGAAC ATACAAAGTTCAAGACGTCGTTATTACCCCTTTACAGTTCAAGTTTGGCGTGACTCGTACTGACCAAACTAACGGATGGACTGAAGAGCCACAGTTAGAATGGACTGCTGTAGGAAGAGAAGTACCTCCGGCAGAAG GAACTCAGGTCATTGAAAAATCCAGCTCCAACACAGCAGACATAACGGTCAAGTTCCCATCAACAATAGATCCAGCacctaaaaaaatatttgcttggGTTATTGGAGATTTCTTTGGCCAGATAAC ATACGCTGTACAAATGGGCAGCATTAACAGCAGTGGTTTCCAATGCACGGTTAAACGAACTGATACTACCAGCGGTTGGGATGAAAGCCCTTCTTTGTTCTGGACCataattcaaaaataa
- the LOC143468940 gene encoding uncharacterized protein LOC143468940, whose product MSTQRGTQSLPTSDKNTLNLTFSFPIPYNGTKPQVTATVQGSIGTYKVQDVVITPLQFKFGVTRTDQTNGWTEEPQLEWTAVGREVPPAEGTQVIEKSSSNTADITVKFPSTIDPAPKKIFAWVIGDFFSQITYAVQMGSINSSGFQCTVKRTDTASGWDESPSLFWTIIQK is encoded by the exons ATGAGTACTCAAAGAG gAACCCAGTCTCTTCCTACATCGGATAAGAATACCTTGAACTTGACCTTCAGTTTTCCCATCCCATACAATGGCACAAAACCCCAAGTGACGGCAACTGTACAAGGAAGCATCGGAAC CTACAAAGTTCAAGACGTCGTTATTACCCCTTTACAGTTCAAGTTTGGCGTGACTCGTACTGACCAAACTAACGGATGGACTGAAGAGCCACAGTTAGAATGGACTGCTGTAGGAAGAGAAGTACCTCCGGCAGAAG GAACTCAGGTCATTGAAAAATCCAGCTCCAACACAGCGGACATAACGGTCAAGTTCCCATCAACAATAGATCCAGCacctaaaaaaatatttgcttggGTTATTGGAGATTTCTTTAGCCAGATAAC ATACGCTGTACAAATGGGCAGCATTAATAGCAGTGGTTTCCAATGCACGGTTAAACGAACTGATACTGCCAGCGGTTGGGATGAAAGCCCTTCTTTGTTCTGGACCataattcaaaaataa
- the LOC143468941 gene encoding uncharacterized protein LOC143468941 translates to MSTQRGTQSLPTSDKNTLNLTFSFPIPYNGTKPQVTATVQGSIGTYKVQDVVITPLQFKFGVTRTDQTNGWTEEPQLEWTAVGREVPPAEGTQVIEKSSSNTADITVKFPSTIDPAPKKIFAWVIGDFFSQITYAVQMGSINSSGFQCTVKRTDTTSGWDESPSLFWTIIQK, encoded by the exons ATGAGCACTCAAAGAG gAACCCAGTCTCTTCCTACATCGGATAAGAATACCTTGAACTTGACCTTCAGTTTTCCCATCCCATACAATGGCACAAAACCCCAAGTGACGGCAACTGTACAAGGAAGCATCGGAAC CTACAAAGTTCAAGACGTCGTTATTACCCCTTTACAGTTCAAGTTTGGCGTGACTCGTACTGACCAAACTAACGGATGGACTGAAGAGCCACAGTTAGAATGGACTGCTGTAGGAAGAGAAGTACCTCCGGCAGAAG GAACTCAGGTCATTGAAAAATCCAGCTCCAACACAGCAGACATAACGGTCAAGTTCCCATCAACAATAGATCCAGCacctaaaaaaatatttgcttggGTTATTGGAGATTTCTTTAGCCAGATAAC ATACGCTGTACAAATGGGCAGCATTAATAGCAGTGGTTTCCAATGCACGGTTAAACGAACTGATACTACCAGCGGTTGGGATGAAAGCCCTTCTTTGTTCTGGACCataattcaaaaataa
- the LOC143469145 gene encoding uncharacterized protein LOC143469145, translating to MSTQRGTQSLPTSDKNTLNLTFSFPIPYNGTKPQVTATVQGSIGTYKVQDVVITPLQFKFGVTRTDQTNGWTEEPQLEWTAVGREVPPAEGTQVIEKSSSNTADITVKFPSTIDPAPKKIFAWVIGDFFGQITYAVQMGSINSSGFQCTVKRTDTTSGWDESPSLFWTIIQK from the exons ATGAGCACTCAAAGAG gAACCCAGTCTCTTCCTACATCGGATAAGAATACCTTGAACTTGACCTTCAGTTTTCCCATCCCATACAATGGCACAAAACCCCAAGTGACGGCAACTGTACAAGGAAGCATCGGAAC ATACAAAGTTCAAGACGTCGTTATTACCCCTTTACAGTTCAAGTTTGGCGTGACTCGTACTGACCAAACTAACGGATGGACTGAAGAGCCACAGTTAGAATGGACTGCTGTAGGAAGAGAAGTACCTCCGGCAGAAG GAACTCAGGTCATTGAAAAATCCAGCTCCAACACAGCAGACATAACGGTCAAGTTCCCATCAACAATAGATCCAGCacctaaaaaaatatttgcttggGTTATTGGAGATTTCTTTGGCCAGATAAC ATACGCTGTACAAATGGGCAGCATTAACAGCAGTGGTTTTCAATGCACGGTTAAACGAACTGATACTACCAGCGGTTGGGATGAAAGCCCTTCTTTGTTCTGGACCataattcaaaaataa